The Stomoxys calcitrans chromosome 3, idStoCalc2.1, whole genome shotgun sequence genome includes a region encoding these proteins:
- the LOC131995783 gene encoding histone H1-like — protein MSDAAVVEATASPVAAVEKKAHKKAAAKAKKPSAAPSHPPTQQMVDAAIKTLKERGGSSLPAIKKYLASTYKVDAVKLAPFIKKYLKSAVASGKLIQTKGKGASGSFKLSPSASKEPKAKSAEKKKKAPAGEKKKKAAAPKKTAGEKKAAAKKPSAAKKTAEKKKTEKAKAKTAKKTGTVKAKPAKTAAKASATKPKAPKAKTTAAKPKKAAAAKKPAAKKTAAKK, from the coding sequence atgtctgacgccgccgttgttgaagccaccgcatctccagtcgccgctgttgagaaaaaggcacataagaaagccgctgccaaggcaaagaaaccctctgctgccccaagccatccaccaacccaacaaatggtcgatgctgccatcaaaacattgaaagaacgtggtggttcctcattgcctgccatcaagaaatacttggccagcacatacaaagttgatgctgtaaaattggccccattcatcaagaagtacttgaagagcgctgttgctagtggaaaattgatccaaactaaaggtaagggtgcctccggttcattcaaattgtccccatctgcctcgaaggaacctaaagcaaagagcgctgaaaagaagaagaaggcccCAGCCGGTgagaagaaaaagaaggcagcagcacccaaaaagacagccggtgaaaagaaagccgctgcaaagaagccttccgctgctaaaaagaccgccgagaagaagaagaccgaaaaggccaaggctaaaactgccaaaaagacaggtacagttaaagctaaacccgcaaaaacagccgccaaagcatcagccactaaaccaaaggcacccaaggcaaaaaccaccgctgccaagcccaaaaaggctgccgcagcaaagaagccagctgccaagaagaccgccgctaagaagtaa
- the LOC131995786 gene encoding histone H3 has translation MARTKQTARKSTGGKAPRKQLATKAARKSAPATGGVKKPHRFRPGTVALREIRRYQKSTELLIRKLPFQRLVREIAQDFKTDLRFQSSAVMALQEASEAYLVGLFEDTNLCAIHAKRVTIMPKDIQLARRIRGERA, from the coding sequence atggctcgtactaagcaaactgcccgtaaatctactggtggcaaagcccctcgtaagcaattggctaccaaagctgctcgtaagagcgcaccagccaccggtggtgttaagaagccacatcgtttccgccctggtaccgttgctttgcgtgaaatccgtcgctaccagaagagtactgagttgttgatccgcaaattgcctttccaacgtttggttcgtgaaattgcccaagatttcaagactgacttgcgtttccagagctctgctgtcatggccttgcaagaagctagcgaagcctacttggtcggtctcttcgaagataccaacttgtgtgccatccatgccaagcgtgtcaccatcatgcccaaggatatccaattggccagacgtattcgtggagaacgtgcttaa